The Thermoleophilum album genome includes a window with the following:
- a CDS encoding NAD(P)/FAD-dependent oxidoreductase — protein MPTRRTKRGAERTPLGGVCDVLVCGASFAGLAVARELAGSGARVLVLDRYEIGERPTSACGIPTCWLEACGLMEAHRQTFRSLVIHTPLGSVRLELPWTFSTFDYETLCKVLWRDCGNAIFETATVTGRSGNVVHTDRGDLEAPLIVDALGWRRVLGRRGYQPPDAPLSRGLEVHPHGSGKDMEVWIDRSYVPAGYGWSFPAGDELRIGVGSFDPRYHVREPTVRLATQLGQPPIRFQGNWIPHRLREATEDGVFFVGDSAGHCLPLTAEGIRTALYFGIACGRELRAVLSGERSRQEALARYHAFSAAHAWKFRWMLRTQRLVPRVPPRLLWRFLRAMERSPRFTAWAFGHYLRIAPPEFAMGGGAGRGRVADRAQAGGVAARAA, from the coding sequence GTGCCGACGCGCAGAACCAAGAGGGGCGCGGAGCGGACACCGCTGGGCGGGGTTTGCGACGTATTGGTCTGCGGAGCGAGCTTCGCCGGTCTCGCTGTCGCGCGTGAACTCGCGGGCAGTGGCGCCCGAGTGCTGGTGCTCGACCGCTACGAGATCGGCGAGCGCCCGACGAGCGCTTGCGGCATCCCGACCTGCTGGCTCGAGGCCTGCGGCCTGATGGAGGCTCACCGGCAGACGTTCCGCTCGCTCGTGATCCACACGCCGCTGGGCAGCGTCCGGCTGGAGCTGCCCTGGACCTTCTCGACCTTCGACTACGAGACGCTCTGCAAAGTGCTCTGGCGAGACTGCGGCAACGCCATCTTCGAAACAGCGACCGTTACGGGCCGCAGCGGCAACGTCGTGCACACCGACCGCGGCGACCTCGAGGCGCCGCTGATCGTCGACGCGCTCGGTTGGCGCCGCGTCCTCGGTCGCCGGGGTTACCAGCCACCCGACGCGCCGCTGTCGCGGGGACTCGAGGTGCACCCGCACGGAAGCGGCAAAGACATGGAGGTGTGGATCGACCGCTCCTACGTGCCGGCGGGCTACGGCTGGAGCTTCCCGGCGGGCGACGAGCTCCGCATCGGAGTGGGGTCGTTCGACCCTCGCTACCACGTGCGCGAGCCGACCGTGCGCTTGGCCACCCAGCTGGGCCAGCCGCCGATCCGCTTCCAAGGCAACTGGATACCCCACCGTCTACGCGAGGCGACCGAAGACGGTGTCTTCTTCGTCGGCGATTCGGCAGGCCACTGCTTGCCGCTCACGGCCGAGGGTATTCGCACCGCCTTGTACTTCGGCATCGCCTGCGGTCGCGAGCTTCGCGCGGTGCTGAGCGGCGAACGCAGCCGCCAGGAGGCACTGGCCAGATACCACGCGTTTTCGGCGGCCCACGCCTGGAAGTTCCGCTGGATGTTGCGCACCCAAAGGCTCGTACCGCGGGTACCGCCGAGGCTCCTCTGGCGCTTCCTGCGGGCGATGGAGCGCAGCCCCCGTTTCACCGCCTGGGCGTTCGGCCACTACCTGCGCATCGCTCCGCCCGAGTTCGCAATGGGCGGTGGCGCTGGCCGCGGTCGCGTCGCCGACAGGGCACAGGCCGGCGGTGTCGCAGCGCGAGCGGCCTAG
- the rpsA gene encoding 30S ribosomal protein S1, producing MLEIDGRIIPNYDATIIPFDEGDVVTGRVVRIDQDEVWVDIGYKSEGVIPLNELSIRKNVDPHEEVELGEEIEALVLTKEDQEGRLVLSKKRARFEKAWRRIEQAAESGEPVEGAVIEVVKGGLIVDLGVRGFLPASLVDIRRVSDLDSFLGQTIRCKVIELNRARNNVVLSRRAVLEEERREQRQQVIDRLQPGMIVEGTISNIVDFGAFVDLDGIDGLIHISELSWSHVNHPSEVLKVGERVPVKVLDIDRERQRISLGLKQTQEDPWQRVVRTYNVGDVLEGKVTKVVNFGAFVEILDGVEGLVHISELSQEHVENPREVVEPGQEVRVKILEIDSDRRRLSLSIKRVEEELRGGGSGGGESRERPQRERKGGGRQRSGVFAGADITVEGGDLRAAVARAQAADAGESAEPAAAPGDQEPTDAEGESGG from the coding sequence CTGCTCGAGATCGACGGCCGAATCATCCCTAACTACGACGCGACGATCATCCCCTTCGACGAGGGTGATGTAGTCACTGGACGCGTCGTCCGGATCGACCAAGACGAGGTCTGGGTCGACATCGGCTACAAGTCCGAGGGCGTAATACCGCTCAACGAGCTCTCGATCCGCAAGAACGTCGATCCCCACGAAGAAGTCGAGCTCGGCGAGGAGATCGAGGCGCTCGTCCTGACCAAGGAAGATCAGGAGGGACGACTCGTACTCTCCAAGAAGCGCGCCCGCTTCGAAAAGGCTTGGCGCCGCATCGAGCAGGCGGCGGAATCCGGCGAGCCGGTCGAGGGCGCCGTGATCGAGGTCGTCAAGGGCGGCTTGATCGTCGACCTTGGGGTGCGCGGCTTCCTACCCGCCTCGCTGGTCGATATCCGGCGCGTTTCCGACCTCGACAGCTTCCTCGGTCAGACGATCCGCTGCAAGGTCATCGAGCTGAACCGCGCCCGCAACAACGTCGTGTTGTCGCGACGCGCGGTGCTCGAGGAGGAGCGGCGCGAACAGCGTCAGCAGGTCATCGATCGCTTGCAGCCGGGGATGATCGTCGAGGGCACGATCTCCAACATCGTCGACTTTGGCGCCTTCGTGGACCTCGACGGGATCGACGGTCTGATCCACATCTCCGAACTGTCGTGGAGCCACGTCAACCACCCGTCGGAAGTACTCAAGGTCGGTGAGCGGGTGCCGGTGAAGGTGCTCGACATCGACCGCGAGCGCCAGCGCATCTCGCTCGGCCTCAAGCAGACGCAGGAGGACCCGTGGCAGCGGGTCGTGCGGACCTACAACGTCGGCGACGTGCTCGAGGGCAAGGTGACGAAGGTCGTCAACTTCGGCGCCTTCGTCGAGATCCTCGACGGTGTCGAGGGGCTCGTACACATCTCGGAGCTCTCGCAAGAGCACGTCGAGAACCCGCGCGAGGTCGTCGAGCCGGGGCAGGAAGTGCGGGTCAAGATCCTCGAGATCGACTCCGACCGGCGGCGCCTGTCGCTGTCCATCAAGCGGGTCGAAGAGGAACTCCGCGGTGGTGGCAGCGGCGGTGGCGAGTCGCGCGAGCGTCCGCAGCGAGAGCGCAAGGGCGGCGGCCGTCAACGCAGTGGCGTGTTCGCGGGCGCCGACATCACCGTGGAGGGCGGTGACCTGCGGGCGGCCGTGGCGCGGGCTCAAGCAGCCGACGCGGGCGAAAGCGCGGAGCCAGCTGCCGCGCCCGGCGACCAAGAGCCCACCGACGCTGAGGGCGAGTCGGGCGGCTGA
- the coaE gene encoding dephospho-CoA kinase (Dephospho-CoA kinase (CoaE) performs the final step in coenzyme A biosynthesis.) has product MARADGQRADRGEQAPPFVGLTGGLGAGKTTALALLRELGAATLSSDEVVHELLEQPEVVAEIAERFGERVLADGRVDRGRLAETVFADPEARRALEQILWPRVGAEVAAWRARAAAQQPPPRALVVEVPLLFEAGMEGAFDATIAVVADDSVRSERLVGRDQRALAERDRRQLPQHEKAARATFTVRNDGTIEQLRAQLSAVLATIAPCKARR; this is encoded by the coding sequence GTGGCGCGCGCCGACGGGCAGCGCGCCGATCGCGGCGAGCAGGCGCCGCCGTTCGTCGGGCTGACCGGCGGTCTCGGCGCCGGCAAGACGACGGCGCTCGCGCTCTTGCGTGAGCTGGGGGCGGCGACGCTCTCGAGCGACGAGGTCGTCCACGAGCTACTGGAACAGCCAGAGGTCGTAGCCGAGATCGCGGAGCGCTTCGGCGAGCGGGTGCTAGCGGACGGCCGGGTAGATCGGGGCCGGTTGGCGGAGACGGTCTTCGCCGATCCCGAGGCGCGCCGCGCGCTCGAGCAAATACTGTGGCCGCGGGTGGGCGCAGAGGTGGCGGCCTGGCGCGCCCGTGCCGCCGCGCAACAGCCGCCGCCGCGGGCGCTGGTGGTAGAGGTGCCCTTGCTCTTCGAGGCTGGTATGGAAGGCGCCTTCGACGCGACGATCGCGGTCGTAGCGGACGATTCGGTGCGCTCCGAGCGGCTCGTAGGCCGCGACCAACGGGCGCTCGCCGAGCGCGACCGTCGTCAGCTTCCCCAACACGAGAAGGCGGCGCGAGCGACCTTCACCGTTCGCAACGACGGGACCATCGAGCAGCTCCGCGCGCAATTGTCCGCCGTGCTCGCGACCATTGCACCGTGCAAGGCGCGGCGCTAG
- a CDS encoding lytic transglycosylase domain-containing protein — MTTRARRRSRSAVARRRLFAAVLALLLAVGAVVTAFGPLRRQFERALLPLEYAAIIREQARAKGLDPALVAAVIYEESKFQDRTSHAGARGLMQITPATARFIAARSGGSRFVLSDLSSPPVNIAYGCWYLRYLIRRYGGNETLAIAAYNAGHTNVDRWLRRAGGPQQFDPNVDIPFPETRDYVRDVARRRQQYRRLYAAELGL; from the coding sequence ATGACGACGCGTGCGCGGCGCCGTTCGCGCAGCGCCGTGGCCCGCCGGCGGCTGTTCGCCGCGGTGCTTGCGTTGCTGCTCGCGGTGGGCGCCGTGGTGACCGCCTTCGGCCCCTTGCGGCGTCAGTTCGAGCGCGCGCTATTGCCGCTCGAATATGCCGCAATCATCCGCGAGCAAGCGCGGGCCAAGGGGCTCGATCCGGCACTGGTGGCTGCCGTGATCTACGAGGAGTCGAAGTTCCAAGACCGCACCTCGCACGCCGGTGCGCGCGGGCTGATGCAGATCACGCCCGCCACGGCCCGCTTCATCGCCGCGCGCTCCGGGGGTTCGAGGTTTGTGCTCAGCGATCTCTCTTCGCCGCCCGTCAACATCGCCTACGGCTGCTGGTACCTGCGCTACCTGATCCGGCGCTACGGCGGCAACGAGACGCTGGCGATCGCCGCCTACAACGCGGGACACACGAACGTCGACCGTTGGCTTAGGCGCGCTGGGGGGCCGCAGCAGTTTGACCCGAACGTCGACATCCCGTTCCCCGAGACCCGCGACTACGTGCGCGACGTAGCTCGTCGGCGCCAGCAGTACCGGCGACTCTACGCCGCAGAGCTCGGGCTCTGA
- the uvrB gene encoding excinuclease ABC subunit UvrB produces the protein MPAFRVNPAYQPVADQARARDQLAEGIEAGERFQTLLGVTGSGKTATMAFTIERVQRPTLVIAHNKTLAAQLCNEFREFFPDNAVEYFVSYYDYYQPEAYVPHQDLYIEKDASINEEIDRLRHSATAALLARRDVIIVASVSCIYGLGSPDRYREQNLVLARGQFVDRDEVLRQLVAMQYSRNDQALARGRFRVRGDTLEIFPAYAERSAYRILFFGDEIEQILQVDPLTGEVLGEPEHVGIWPATHYVTDPPTIERAIEEIRAELEQRCRELEEQGKLLEAHRLRQRTEFDIEMLREVGYCNGIENYSRILDGRPPGARPYCLIDYFPDDFICFIDESHQTVPQIGGMYEGDRSRKQTLVDYGFRLPSALDNRPQTFEEFLAIVPQIVFVSATPGEFERRVSTRIVEQIVRPTGIVDPEVEVRPTENQIDDLMNEIRRRVDAGERTLVTTLTKRMAEDLTEYLLDHGLRVRYLHSEIDTLERIQIIRELRLGEFDVLVGVNLLREGLDLPEVSLVAILDADKEGFLRGETALIQTIGRAARNVHGKVIMYADRETEAMRRAIAETNRRRRIQIAYNERHGITPETIRKGISDITDFLALEQTPRSRGRRGHGERMRATRKRSPEELRRLIVELEEEMFAAAEDLRFEQAARLRDEIKELRRELDALEHAPT, from the coding sequence GTGCCCGCGTTCCGCGTCAATCCCGCATACCAACCGGTTGCCGACCAGGCGCGCGCACGTGACCAGCTGGCGGAGGGGATCGAGGCCGGCGAGCGTTTCCAAACGCTGCTCGGCGTTACGGGCTCGGGGAAGACCGCCACGATGGCCTTCACGATCGAGCGGGTGCAGCGACCGACGCTCGTGATCGCGCACAACAAGACCCTCGCGGCCCAGCTTTGCAACGAGTTCCGCGAGTTCTTCCCGGACAACGCGGTCGAGTACTTCGTCTCCTACTACGACTACTACCAGCCGGAGGCGTACGTCCCGCACCAGGACCTCTACATCGAGAAGGACGCGTCGATCAACGAGGAGATCGACCGCCTTCGGCACTCGGCGACCGCGGCATTGTTGGCTCGACGCGACGTGATCATCGTCGCCTCGGTTTCTTGCATCTACGGCCTCGGCTCACCCGATCGCTACCGGGAGCAGAACCTGGTGCTGGCGCGCGGACAGTTCGTCGATCGCGACGAGGTTCTACGACAGCTGGTTGCGATGCAGTACTCACGCAACGACCAAGCGCTCGCGCGCGGACGGTTCCGGGTCCGTGGCGACACGCTCGAGATCTTCCCGGCGTACGCCGAACGCAGCGCCTACCGGATCCTGTTCTTTGGAGACGAGATCGAGCAGATCCTGCAGGTCGATCCGCTGACCGGGGAGGTGCTGGGTGAGCCGGAGCATGTGGGGATCTGGCCGGCCACGCACTACGTAACCGACCCGCCGACGATCGAGCGCGCGATCGAGGAGATCCGCGCGGAACTCGAGCAGCGTTGCCGCGAGCTAGAGGAGCAGGGGAAGCTGCTCGAAGCCCACCGCCTGCGCCAGCGCACCGAGTTCGATATCGAGATGCTCCGCGAGGTTGGCTACTGCAACGGGATCGAGAACTACTCGCGGATCCTCGACGGGCGGCCGCCGGGTGCGCGCCCGTACTGCCTGATCGACTACTTCCCCGACGACTTCATCTGCTTCATCGACGAGTCGCACCAGACCGTGCCGCAGATCGGCGGCATGTACGAGGGCGACCGCTCGCGCAAGCAGACGCTCGTCGACTACGGCTTCCGCCTGCCGTCGGCTCTCGACAACCGCCCGCAAACGTTTGAAGAGTTCCTGGCGATCGTGCCACAGATCGTCTTCGTCTCGGCCACCCCTGGGGAGTTCGAGCGGCGGGTGTCGACGCGCATCGTCGAGCAGATCGTTCGGCCCACCGGCATCGTCGACCCGGAGGTCGAGGTGCGCCCGACGGAGAACCAGATCGACGACCTGATGAACGAGATCCGCCGGCGCGTCGACGCTGGCGAGCGCACGCTCGTCACGACCTTGACCAAGCGGATGGCCGAGGACCTCACCGAGTACCTGCTGGACCACGGCTTGCGCGTGCGCTACCTGCATTCGGAGATCGACACGCTCGAGCGCATCCAGATCATCCGCGAGCTGCGGCTTGGCGAGTTCGACGTGCTGGTCGGAGTGAACCTGCTGCGGGAGGGTCTCGACCTGCCGGAGGTCTCGCTCGTCGCGATCCTCGACGCCGACAAGGAGGGCTTCCTGCGCGGCGAGACGGCGCTGATCCAGACGATCGGTCGGGCTGCGCGCAACGTCCATGGCAAGGTGATCATGTACGCCGATCGCGAGACCGAAGCGATGCGGCGGGCGATCGCCGAGACCAACCGCCGCCGGCGGATCCAGATCGCCTACAACGAGCGTCACGGCATAACGCCCGAAACGATCCGCAAGGGCATCTCCGACATCACCGACTTCTTGGCGCTCGAGCAGACCCCGCGCAGTCGGGGACGGCGCGGGCACGGGGAGCGCATGCGTGCCACCAGAAAGCGCTCGCCCGAGGAGCTCCGGCGCCTAATCGTTGAGCTTGAGGAAGAGATGTTCGCGGCCGCCGAAGACCTCCGCTTTGAGCAGGCGGCACGGCTGCGCGACGAGATCAAGGAGCTGCGGCGCGAGCTTGACGCACTCGAGCACGCTCCCACCTAG
- a CDS encoding cupredoxin domain-containing protein codes for MLCESPTNPTLPARLRDRLRVAGALAVSTLALALAPATAAAAGDVQHLSYRIGPFHITPGQNRIAFAPIAPSQRPAVPGYITRIKPNLTYLNGKIPRVDIVHLHHAVWLNLSRKDATMGGPERFFAAGEEKTIFRVPPGYGYYYDPKDRWVLNHMLHDLVGKPAEVYVTYDIDFVPADSPTGRRMKAVRPIWMDVQNGSLYPVFDVLKGSGEGGRFTFPDQARNPYRGGPRNVWRVDRDGVLVAGAGHVHPGGLYTDLWLNRPGATPARARCAATAGAARRRCLAKAPTVRGQWVHLLRSKAKYFGKKGPIDWDLAMTGSRPDWQVQVRKGDLLRITATYDSSRAAWYESMGIMVLYMADGSGGKDPLRTKVDYIGTTTHGRLPENIDRGGRPTNLPNPLALPAGGPAPSVIGISDFRYQVGDFLLPGAGKRPPVVRRGQQVLFVNGDDGREIYHSVTSCREPCNRSSGIGYPLADGRFDSGQLGSRLPGVGRVEWQLPTSRLKPGTYTYFCRIHPFMRGSFRVQ; via the coding sequence ATGCTCTGCGAGTCCCCCACGAACCCCACGCTGCCTGCACGTCTTCGGGATCGACTGCGAGTCGCCGGTGCGCTAGCGGTCTCGACGCTCGCGCTGGCCCTTGCGCCGGCGACGGCCGCGGCCGCCGGTGACGTTCAGCACCTGAGCTACCGGATCGGCCCGTTTCACATCACACCAGGCCAGAACCGCATTGCCTTTGCCCCGATCGCACCCTCGCAGCGCCCCGCGGTTCCGGGGTACATCACGCGCATCAAGCCGAACCTGACGTACCTGAACGGAAAGATTCCTCGCGTCGACATCGTCCATCTGCACCACGCGGTCTGGCTCAACCTTTCGCGTAAGGACGCCACGATGGGGGGCCCGGAGCGGTTCTTCGCGGCCGGTGAGGAGAAAACGATCTTCCGAGTGCCGCCGGGATACGGCTACTACTACGACCCCAAAGACCGGTGGGTTCTCAACCACATGCTCCACGACCTGGTCGGTAAGCCGGCCGAGGTCTACGTCACCTACGACATCGACTTCGTTCCCGCCGACTCGCCCACCGGCCGCCGCATGAAAGCGGTGCGCCCGATCTGGATGGATGTTCAGAACGGCAGCCTCTACCCGGTGTTCGACGTGCTCAAGGGCTCCGGCGAGGGCGGTCGCTTTACCTTCCCCGATCAGGCTCGCAACCCCTACCGCGGGGGGCCGCGCAACGTGTGGCGAGTGGATCGCGACGGAGTGCTCGTGGCCGGCGCGGGGCACGTGCACCCCGGTGGTCTCTACACGGATCTCTGGCTCAATCGTCCCGGCGCGACGCCGGCGCGTGCCCGCTGCGCGGCGACTGCGGGCGCCGCCCGCCGCCGTTGTCTCGCGAAGGCGCCAACGGTGCGCGGGCAGTGGGTGCACCTGCTGCGTTCGAAGGCCAAGTACTTCGGCAAGAAGGGGCCGATCGACTGGGACCTGGCGATGACCGGCAGCCGCCCGGACTGGCAGGTGCAGGTCCGCAAGGGCGACCTGCTGCGCATCACCGCTACCTACGACTCGAGCCGGGCCGCTTGGTACGAGTCGATGGGGATCATGGTCCTGTACATGGCCGATGGGTCGGGCGGGAAGGACCCGCTACGCACCAAGGTCGACTACATCGGCACGACCACCCACGGCCGCCTGCCGGAGAACATCGATCGCGGCGGTCGCCCGACGAACCTGCCCAACCCGCTGGCGCTGCCAGCGGGGGGACCGGCGCCGAGCGTGATCGGCATCTCCGACTTCCGCTACCAGGTCGGTGACTTCCTGTTGCCTGGCGCCGGCAAGCGACCGCCGGTCGTGCGTCGTGGGCAGCAGGTCCTGTTCGTAAATGGCGACGACGGCCGCGAGATCTACCACTCGGTGACATCCTGCCGCGAGCCCTGCAACCGCTCCTCGGGGATCGGCTACCCGCTGGCCGACGGCCGTTTCGACTCCGGCCAGCTTGGCAGTCGCCTGCCGGGGGTCGGAAGGGTCGAATGGCAGCTCCCGACTTCCCGCCTCAAACCGGGGACGTACACCTACTTCTGTCGCATCCATCCCTTCATGCGCGGGTCGTTCAGGGTCCAGTAG
- the uvrA gene encoding excinuclease ABC subunit UvrA, translating to MASGEIVITGARQHNLKNISLRLPRDALIVITGLSGSGKSSLAFDTIYAEGQRRYVESLSAYARQFLGQMDKPDVDSIEGLSPAISIDQKTTSRNPRSTVGTITEIHDYLRLLWARIGVPHCHRCGKRIEAQAPDQIVDRVLARPEGSRVMVMAPVVRGRKGEHRELLERLRSEGFARIKVDGQVRRLDEPIELDKKRAHSLSVVVDRLIVRPEIRRRLADSIETAVALADGLVEIEDVERGEVELYSDRFMCVDCGISLPELEPRMFSFNSPYGACPHCTGLGHQREIDPELVIPNPELSLSEGAIAPWSANGVGFYDRLLDAFCEQEGIDPTVPWRKLPAAVRRAILYGSDERVEFTYRSRRGRWRRRSTWFEGVIPNLERRYRETDSEVVRERIESYMTLRPCPQCGGARLRPEALAVKVGGLGIHELSARSARDALEWLRRLQLSETEQRIAARVLREIEERLGFLDAVGIGYLSLDRPASTLSGGEAQRIRLATQIGSSLVGVLYILDEPSIGLHQRDNARLVATLERLRDLGNTVIVVEHDEGTMRAADHIVDLGPGAGEHGGRVVAQGPPEAIMANEESLTGGYLSGRLQIPVPARRRKPRGWLHVEGASQHNLKEIDVDFPLGVLCCVTGVSGSGKSTLVNEILYKAVAARLHRLRARPGAHRRIRGLERIDKVIAIDQAPIGRTPRSNPATYIGLFDHIRELFARTPEARARGYKPGRFSFNVRGGRCETCRGDGQLRIEMHFLPDVYVECDRCHGRRYNRETLDIRYKGRTIADVLEMTVAEALEFFHPIPKIRRRLQTLHDVGLGYVRLGQPATTLSGGEAQRVKLASELCKVATGDTLYILDEPTTGLHFADVERLLAVLNRLVDQGNTVVVIEHNLDVVKAADWLIDLGPEGGEEGGELVATGPPEQVAMVDASHTGRFLRPLLTATRSPQPQSEFAQRRAAGAVA from the coding sequence ATGGCAAGCGGCGAGATCGTCATCACCGGGGCGCGCCAGCACAACCTCAAGAACATTTCGCTGCGCCTTCCCCGCGATGCCCTGATCGTGATCACTGGCTTGTCCGGATCGGGCAAGTCGAGCCTCGCCTTCGACACGATCTACGCCGAGGGGCAGCGCCGTTACGTCGAGTCGCTGTCGGCCTACGCCCGCCAGTTCCTGGGCCAGATGGACAAGCCCGACGTCGACTCCATCGAGGGGCTCTCGCCGGCGATCTCGATCGACCAGAAGACGACTTCCCGCAACCCCCGCTCGACGGTCGGCACGATCACCGAGATCCACGATTACCTGCGCCTCCTGTGGGCGCGGATCGGCGTCCCTCACTGCCATCGCTGCGGCAAGCGCATCGAGGCGCAGGCGCCCGACCAGATCGTCGATCGGGTGCTCGCCCGACCCGAAGGGAGCCGCGTGATGGTGATGGCGCCGGTGGTGCGGGGACGCAAGGGCGAACATCGCGAACTGCTCGAGCGTCTGCGTTCGGAGGGCTTCGCGCGGATCAAGGTCGATGGGCAGGTGCGTCGCCTCGACGAGCCGATCGAGCTGGACAAAAAGCGAGCGCATTCGCTGTCGGTCGTCGTCGACCGGTTGATCGTGCGTCCGGAGATCAGACGGCGGCTCGCTGACTCGATCGAGACGGCCGTCGCCCTCGCCGACGGTCTGGTCGAAATCGAAGACGTCGAACGCGGCGAGGTGGAGCTCTACTCCGACCGCTTCATGTGCGTCGACTGCGGCATCTCGTTGCCGGAGCTCGAGCCCCGCATGTTCTCCTTCAACTCGCCGTACGGCGCTTGTCCGCACTGCACCGGCCTCGGGCATCAGCGCGAGATCGATCCGGAGCTGGTGATTCCCAACCCCGAGCTCTCGCTCTCGGAAGGCGCGATCGCTCCCTGGAGCGCGAACGGCGTGGGCTTCTACGACCGCTTACTCGACGCCTTCTGTGAGCAGGAGGGGATCGATCCGACGGTGCCGTGGCGCAAGCTGCCGGCCGCCGTGCGCCGAGCGATCCTCTACGGAAGCGACGAGCGGGTGGAGTTCACCTACCGCAGTCGCCGTGGCCGTTGGCGGCGGCGAAGCACCTGGTTCGAGGGCGTCATCCCGAACCTCGAACGCCGCTACCGCGAGACCGATTCGGAGGTCGTGCGGGAGCGCATCGAGAGCTACATGACGCTGCGACCGTGTCCGCAGTGCGGCGGTGCGCGACTGCGGCCCGAGGCGCTTGCGGTGAAGGTCGGGGGTCTCGGCATCCACGAGCTGAGCGCGCGCTCCGCACGCGACGCCCTCGAGTGGCTGCGCAGACTTCAGCTCAGCGAGACCGAGCAGCGCATCGCCGCGCGCGTGCTGCGGGAGATCGAGGAGCGGCTGGGTTTCCTCGACGCCGTGGGCATCGGCTACCTCTCGCTCGACCGCCCGGCAAGCACGCTCTCCGGCGGCGAGGCGCAGCGCATACGCCTAGCTACCCAGATCGGATCGAGTCTCGTGGGCGTGCTCTACATCCTCGACGAGCCGTCGATCGGCCTCCACCAGCGGGACAACGCGCGGCTGGTCGCGACGCTCGAGCGCTTGCGCGATCTCGGCAACACGGTGATCGTCGTCGAGCACGACGAAGGCACGATGCGCGCAGCCGACCACATCGTCGACCTCGGGCCGGGGGCGGGAGAGCACGGTGGGCGGGTCGTTGCGCAGGGCCCTCCCGAGGCGATCATGGCCAACGAAGAGTCGCTGACCGGCGGCTACCTATCGGGCAGGCTGCAGATTCCGGTGCCAGCCCGGCGGCGAAAGCCGCGTGGTTGGCTGCACGTCGAGGGTGCCAGCCAGCACAACCTCAAGGAGATCGACGTCGACTTCCCGCTCGGCGTTCTCTGCTGCGTAACGGGCGTGTCGGGATCCGGGAAGTCCACGCTTGTCAACGAGATCCTCTACAAGGCTGTCGCTGCGCGGCTGCATCGTCTTCGGGCTAGGCCTGGTGCTCACCGTCGGATCCGCGGACTAGAGCGCATCGACAAGGTGATCGCAATCGACCAGGCGCCGATCGGCCGCACGCCCCGCTCCAATCCGGCGACCTACATCGGTCTGTTCGACCACATCCGCGAGCTATTCGCGCGCACCCCCGAGGCCCGCGCGCGCGGCTACAAGCCGGGACGTTTCTCCTTCAACGTGCGTGGCGGCCGCTGTGAAACCTGCCGCGGCGACGGGCAGCTGAGAATCGAGATGCACTTCCTGCCCGACGTCTACGTGGAGTGCGACCGTTGCCACGGGCGGCGCTACAACCGTGAGACGCTCGACATCCGCTACAAGGGTCGGACGATCGCCGACGTCTTGGAGATGACTGTTGCCGAGGCGCTCGAGTTCTTCCACCCGATCCCGAAGATCCGGCGCCGCTTGCAGACACTGCACGACGTAGGGCTCGGCTACGTGCGCCTCGGGCAGCCCGCGACGACGCTCTCCGGCGGTGAGGCGCAGCGCGTGAAGTTGGCATCCGAGCTCTGCAAAGTCGCCACCGGCGACACCCTCTACATCCTCGACGAGCCGACCACCGGCCTGCACTTCGCTGACGTCGAACGGCTGCTCGCGGTCCTCAACCGGCTGGTCGACCAGGGCAACACGGTGGTGGTGATCGAACACAACCTCGACGTCGTGAAGGCCGCCGACTGGCTCATCGATCTCGGGCCGGAGGGTGGCGAAGAGGGCGGCGAGCTGGTCGCGACCGGTCCTCCCGAGCAGGTCGCGATGGTGGACGCGTCGCACACCGGGCGCTTCCTGCGGCCCTTGCTTACCGCTACTCGCTCACCGCAGCCGCAGTCGGAATTTGCGCAACGCCGTGCGGCCGGAGCGGTCGCCTAG